The genome window GAAATAGATGCACCACAGAAAAAAAAAGCGATCCAAATCGCATGCTAGCCTCTTAATTTTTTCTAAAATTTATCCGAATAGTCACTGTTAGAAGAAGGCTCTATTCCTATAATTTTTTCTCTCTTGTTATCTGGGAAATAGAGATTTTTAAAAACTACGTGAACAGCTCCTACATGCAAGCCTGTCATCTTAGTGATTTCCATAGAGATCGTAGTTTGAATTTCCTCTGCCTTTTTAGGAATAGGCACTCCATAAGCGACATTTACTTCTACTTTAACATTAACCGAGTGATTCCTTTGGTCTTGTTCAATGTAAATGCCCTTAACATGAGATGCCTCTTCAAGGCCCAGCAAGCTACTTACTAAACTACCTTCTAAAAGATGTATCCCTTCTATCTGTGTAAGACATTGCAAAACGATAGAGTGAAACACTTGACTATCGATGTCTCTGATGAAAAGGGTGTCTGGAAGCTCAAATTCTTTAGTATCTATCTTCATAATCCATTACCTGTGTGTAAATTAATTCTAGAACAACCTTTTCTTTAAAAGAAAGAGGAAAAAGGGTATCATGAGCATTAATTTTATGGATAACTTGCTAATGAATCTTATTTTTACTCTTTTCTTTCTAGCTATCATCGGCTTTTGTTGTTCTGCTATCGCCAAAAGGCAGGGCAGATCGCCTGCTTTATGGTTTTTTATAGGTTTTCTATTTGGTATATTCGGGTTTATCATACTTCTTTTGCTCCCTCTTTTTACAAAATTCACATACAACAGACAAACAAATCAACGTATCATCGCTGCAAAAAAAACCATCTCTACAGAAAATGTTCCTTGCATGCCTGTAGAAGAAAACCCTTCTATTAAACAAACCCCTTGGTTTTATTTAGATAATACTCACACGAGTATCGGCCCCATAAGCTTTACAGAGCTTCTTAACCTATGGCGCTCTCAGGTAGTCTCAACCAAATCCTATGTATGGCAAGAAACGATGAGTGCCTGGGAAAAGGTCCAAAATCTTCCTTATCTAAGAGAACTTTTAGAGCAGGAATAAAATGCCGGCCTGTCATGAATCCATCGTCCATGCCTTCATCCAATGGGGTGCAGAAGCACGAAACGACCTCCAAATTATTAGCCTTACACCACCAGGTGCGGCCAATATCTACCAAGCTGTAAGTAACCTTTTTCTAGAAA of Chlamydiales bacterium contains these proteins:
- a CDS encoding DUF4339 domain-containing protein, which gives rise to MSINFMDNLLMNLIFTLFFLAIIGFCCSAIAKRQGRSPALWFFIGFLFGIFGFIILLLLPLFTKFTYNRQTNQRIIAAKKTISTENVPCMPVEENPSIKQTPWFYLDNTHTSIGPISFTELLNLWRSQVVSTKSYVWQETMSAWEKVQNLPYLRELLEQE
- a CDS encoding Asp23/Gls24 family envelope stress response protein, with protein sequence MKIDTKEFELPDTLFIRDIDSQVFHSIVLQCLTQIEGIHLLEGSLVSSLLGLEEASHVKGIYIEQDQRNHSVNVKVEVNVAYGVPIPKKAEEIQTTISMEITKMTGLHVGAVHVVFKNLYFPDNKREKIIGIEPSSNSDYSDKF